Part of the Polyodon spathula isolate WHYD16114869_AA unplaced genomic scaffold, ASM1765450v1 scaffolds_495, whole genome shotgun sequence genome, tgtgtgtgtgtgtgtgtgtgtgtgtgtgtgtgtgtgtgtgtgtgagtgtgtgtgtgttttattcatacaccggtcaatgtttgttttattattattctctactGTTTTTTGATTAAGACAAGAAACCCTGGTGACACTGTTCCCTGTATTTTAGATCTGCTATCTGAATAAAAAGAACCTGATCAATTATTATATACAAATTTGCTCTGAGCTTTATCACACTGAACTGGCATAGTCTGgcaacatattaaaaataaccccACTGTGTTTAAAATCTTTCAAACTATTTTACAAATAGTTTACAGATTAAACCCAAAAGCACTCATAAGAAGCTCAATAATTCTGGGTGATTTTATACAGTTAGTAACTCCAccattacacttaaaaaaaatactggaggAGTTTGTTCCTCAGCTCCATCACCAAGGCAAGGAAAATGGAAGAGTAAAATAGGAACGAGAACAGGAACGAGGCTCATAAGGTTGTGagtatacagctttttaaaaatggtatctATATTAGATGTTAACACTTTTATGataattatattatacattgtgtGTACATTATTAAGCAATTGAGCAGCTGAAAATTACTTGAGGgctattttaggtttttttattgggggtggggggggggacgggacggacACGGACGGACAGGTAAACCATACTTCTATGGCACTAcctggtttaaaatgtaccaacAAGGACATCAGAGTTTATACCAATAGAAACACTGCTGAGTCCTATAGCTGTGTCACTGAGtgtcatttgaaaaacaatgaTGGCCTGACATAACCTACTGATCACAACAAGCCAGGgataaacatgcaataaaattagctgtacagttttgtgtcacgttcctttttttctttgaattctTAAAAGAATATGTGGGATGTTGTTAGTTTTCCTGTATACTATCcacactttaaaaacagaaacatggttattattttgtttgttttacataagCTTCTTCATTGTATAATTAATAAGAAGCCTTTGTATTCCACTTATCAATAATAACAATTTGAATTCAGTAATTCTGTAGTTTGTAAATCTTTATTGTGTGCAATAATTTAACATCTAGTTATACACTAATGCTGTGTAAACAATAACCACTGAGCAGAGAAAACAAGTGTTCTGAAACAttccaataattaaataaatacatattattattaaacagaacatttatacctttaatacaaatttttttttcatgttgatttaacaaaacaaagtgaaTCAAACTTGTTCCCAGCAAAAAGTACCATGACTTACAGATTTCACCCAGGAACAAGGGAGTCAGTTTTGACCAGAGATTACATTGGAAAATTCCTTACTATAGAATTGCACTTAATTTACATCATTAATACAGTAAGTGTTCCATTGCTCTTTCTGTTTTAACTCTCATATTCCACACGTCTTGCTAATTCACTGGAGTTGATTTTTTCCTTGAACAGCTCATCAAATCTAGCATTCTGCTTGGAAGTGAAATGATTTTTCCAGTCACCAACAGTACCTGAAAGACATAAaatgtttgaatgtattatttgcacAAGTCAATGCATACCCTGTCTTTTTGGGCTTATTAATGCCCTCTCTTTTAGCATTACACTGCTTTAGTTTTAGTTCAGTGGTGATGAAACTCTTACCTTTCCTAAATATTAGCTTCTTGTTGGACGTCAGTACACAGACTGTGTGGTTTGGATTCACTTTCTCCTTTTCTGCCTTTTCTTTCATTTCACTGAAGgaagatttctttgaaatgtctttgatTTGATCTTCAGTGATGTTGATGCCCAAAAATGTGCTGATCTCCTTGACATACTTGGGAAGATCCTATGAAAAACATACAATTGatagtttagttttacattgagGGAACAGCTAAAAGTATTGCTGTTAATGGATTGAATTAAACCCAGTGAAacagcatggaaaagaaaaaaatcagaccACCATGTTCAAATGAATCTAAATGATTTCTACAAATTTCCTAACATGCATCTGCTATGGAAAAGTACAACAGGGATTGTCCAGTTAACTTGATCCCTCAAAGTGATGTTTTAGTTGTTGATGATTTAGTTCAACCTTAATGTAAGACAATATCAAATGGATGatgtccatgcctgtgctccaTTTTGAACTCACCTCCTTTAAGGACTCATAGTACAGAACAAGgacattttcatcagttttaCTCTTTTCCCAGCTGAGGACATGGTCAATCCAGGAACCGCAcacaactgcaatacaaatacacGCAAAGCAAATTATTGTACTGATTAAGATTTTTGCACTGATTAAGattcttcacatttttccatcTCTATCTAAAGATGATTCTTATTTACCTTCTCCTTTcaagaacatttccaaaaagGTGGACCATTTCTCAATCTTGGGCAGATTGGGGTTCTGCTTGTAATAATGGTACAATGAAACAGCGGTGTCCTTAGGATTTCTGATCACATAAATCATCTGTAAACAAGAACGAGATAATAGCTTTAGTTTGTGTAATTCACGAGTTCAGACCTAATAATTTTAAGTTTGCGCAGCGTAATGATGAAAAGGAGTATCCTTTATTACTGCACGGCTGTGCTACTTTGCCATTATGATTTCATGTTCATGTTATAAGCAATAAACATAATGACTGTTTTCTATtaccttgcatttttttgttttgaactgcactGGGATCATCTCATAGTTGAGGTGTGTTGGGATGAGCCTCTTGTTGGGGAGGTTTCTCAGCTCATCGAATTTGGAGAGATCTCCGAACTCTAGAGGTGATGTCAGTGTCACTTTGCTAACCCCATTGTCTTCGCGTTGGCTGTGGTACAGATTCTTCATAATCTCTGTAAGCCAGTGCGTGCCTAGGAAGAGTTTCAAAAGACACATCAGTCAAGCAGTCTGTGTATACTGATCTACCTGTTTCTGACAGACCAGCTTTAAATAGTTACTAAGGTACATGGgaagatataaaataatattaaaataaaacaatcacaaggtttgtgaatagggcccGTAGTTCCATTTCTTatactactgtatgtattgtgaCATAATCTATAGCAATGCAGCAACCAGATTGGTTAGAAAGGCTGTGATGGAGTGTAGTATAGGGTTATAGGATGGCAAAGGTCTGTGTATGATAGAATGTCAGCTAGACTTGAAAGGACCAAGGCTGAAAGCTGATTGTGGCGTGACACTTTTGAGTTTCATCAGACATTCAACCACATGCCATTTCGCATTTTtccatgcacattttaatttattgt contains:
- the LOC121308170 gene encoding sulfotransferase 6B1-like; this encodes MCLLKLFLGTHWLTEIMKNLYHSQREDNGVSKVTLTSPLEFGDLSKFDELRNLPNKRLIPTHLNYEMIPVQFKTKKCKMIYVIRNPKDTAVSLYHYYKQNPNLPKIEKWSTFLEMFLKGEVVCGSWIDHVLSWEKSKTDENVLVLYYESLKEDLPKYVKEISTFLGINITEDQIKDISKKSSFSEMKEKAEKEKVNPNHTVCVLTSNKKLIFRKGTVGDWKNHFTSKQNARFDELFKEKINSSELARRVEYES